The following proteins are encoded in a genomic region of Opisthocomus hoazin isolate bOpiHoa1 chromosome 4, bOpiHoa1.hap1, whole genome shotgun sequence:
- the NCL gene encoding nucleolin → MVKIAKTPRNQVKQKKMAPPPKKVEESEEEESSEMEESSGEEMIPQKKQQKVAVTPAKKAAATPAKKAATPAKKAVTPAKKAVATPAKKAVAPSPKKAAVLAKGAKNGKNAKKEESEEEDEDDEEDDDEEEEDEDNDDSEEEEEPAMPVKPAAKKPAAVPAKKPPVVPAKQESEEEEEEEDDEEEDDESEDEVMDTTPAQVKKPTPAKAAPVKAKADSEDEEDDEDEDEDEEEEDEEDAEEESEDEKPVKEAPGKRKKEMANKSAPEAKKKKTDGPTSTFSVFVGNLVATKDYEELKTGIREFFQKKNVEVLDVRIGASKRFGYVDFSSAEDLDKALQMNGKKLMGLEVKLEKAKNKETMKENKKERDARTLFLKNLPYRLTEDEIREVFDNALEIRIVMNKEGNSKGMAYVEFKTEAEANKALEEKQGTEIDGRAIVIDFTGEKSHQEHQKGGGERESKTLIVNNLSYAASEETLQELFKKASSIKMPQNNQGRPKGYAFVEFPTTEDAKEALNSCNNTEIEGRSIRLEFSSPAWQKGSMNARGGFNQQSKTLFVRGLSEDTTEETLRESFEGSVSARIVTDRDTGSSKGFGFVDFSSPEDAKAAKEAMEDGEIDGNKVILDFAKPKGEFQRGGGFGGRGGRGGGRGGRGGFGGRGGGRGFGGRGGGFRGGRGGGGDHKPQGKKIKFE, encoded by the exons ATGGTGAAGATCGCCAAG ACTCCCAGGAACCAggtcaaacagaagaaaatggctCCTCCGCCCAAAAAGGTGGAGGAGAGCGAGGAAGAGGAGTCCTCTGAGATGGAGGAGAGCAGCGGAGAGGag ATGATCCctcagaagaaacaacaaaaagtagCAGTTACACCAGCCAAGAAGGCTGCTGCTACCCCTGCAAAGAAGGCCGCTACTCCTGCAAAAAAGGCAGTTACTCCTGCCAAGAAGGCTGTGGCTACTCCAGCTAAAAAGGCTGTTGCTCCGTCACCGAAAAAGGCTGCTGTCCTAGCCAAAGGAGCGAAAAATGGAAAGAATGCCAAGAAGGAAGAGAGCgaggaggaagatgaagatgatgaggaagacgatgacgaggaggaggaggatgaggacaaTGATGATTCTG aggaggaagaggaaccaGCAATGCCTGTGAAGCCTGCAGCCAAAAAGCCTGCAGCCGTACCAGCCAAAAAGCCTCCAGTTGTGCCAGCAAAGCAGGaatccgaggaggaggaggaggaggaggatgacgaggaaGAAGATGATG AGTCTGAAGATGAAGTCATGGACACAACCCCCGCTCAAGTGAAGAAACCTACTCCAGCAAAGGCAGCACCGGTGAAAGCCAAGGCAgactctgaagatgaggaagatgatgaggatgaggatgaggatgaagaggaggaggatgaagaggacgCGGAGGAGGAAAGTGAGGATGAAA AACCTGTCAAGGAGGCAcctggaaagaggaagaaagaaatggcCAATAAAAGTGCCCCagaggccaagaaaaagaaaacagacg GGCCCACTTCAACTTTCTCTGTCTTTGTGGGAAATTTGGTCGCCACCAAGGATTATGAAGAACTGAAGACTGGCATCAGAGAATTCTTTCAGAAGAAGAATGTCGAAGTTTTAGATGTCAGAATTGGTGCTTCCAA GCGTTTTGGCTACGTGGACTTTTCATCCGCCGAAGATCTGGATAAAGCTCTCCAAATGAATGGAAAGAAGTTAATGGGTTTGGAAGTCAaactggaaaaagcaaagaacaaggagacaatgaaagaaaataagaaag agagaGATGCTAGAACACTCTTTCTGAAGAATCTGCCCTACCGCTTAACTGAAGATGAAATCAGAGAGGTGTTTGACAATGCACTAGAAATCCGAATAGTAATGAACAAGGAGGGGAACAGCAAAGG GATGGCCTATGTGGAATTTAAAACAGAAGCTGAGGCAAACAAAGCTCTGGAGGagaagcagggcacagagattGATGGTCGTGCCATTGTCATTGACTTCACTGGTGAGAAGAGCCATCAAGAACATCAGAAAG GAGGTGGAGAGAGGGAGTCAAAGACCCTAATTGTCAACAACCTCTCGTACGCTGCTTCAGAAGAGACTCTCCAAGAACTGTTTAAGAAAGCTTCTTCCATCAAGATGCCACAGAACAACCAGGGCAGGCCTAAAGG GTATGCATTTGTAGAATTTCCCACGACTGAGGATGCCAAAGAGGCATTGAATTCCTGTAACAACACAGAGATTGAAGGCAGATCAATCAGACTGGAATTCAGTTCACCGGCATGGCAGAAAGGGAGCATGAATGCAAGAGGAGGATTTAATC AACAAAGCAAAACGTTGTTTGTCAGAGGCCTTTCTGAGGACACCACAGAGGAGACGCTAAGAGAATCATTTGAAGGCTCTGTAAGTGCTAGAATAGTCACAGACAGAGACACTGGATCATCTAAAGG GTTTGGGTTCGTGGACTTCAGCTCCCCAGAAGATGCCAAAGCAGCTAAAGAAGCCATGGAGGACGGAGAGATAGATGGAAACAAAGTGATCCTTGATTTTGCGAAGCCAAAGGGTGAATTTCAACGTGGTGGTGGATTTGGTGGTCGTGGCGGCAGAGGAGGAGgccgaggaggaagaggtggaTTTGGTGGCAGAGGTGGTGGCAGAGGATTTGGAG gTAGAGGAGGTGGCTTCCGAGGAGGtagaggaggaggtggagatcACAAGCCGCAAGGGAAGAAGATAAAGTTTGAATAa